Within Deinococcus aestuarii, the genomic segment GGCGGTGCGCCTCGGCACGCTGGCGGGGTTTGGCGGCGCCTCGGCCGCCCGCGCCGGACAGGCCGCGCTGCCCGTCGTCCTGGGGGCCCTCGCCCGCAAGGGCCGCAGCGAGGCGGCGGCGGGCGTGTTCCTGGGCCGCAGCGGCGACTTCGAGCGGCTCGTGGACGCGGACGGGAACCTCAATCCCCACCTGCTCGACGATCCTGCCCGGGTTGCCCAGATCGAGGGGCAGGGCCGTGGGCTGCTCGGGCCGCTGTTCGGCAACATCGACGGGGTGAAGGGCCGCCTGGGGTCCGCCCTCGGCGGCTCGGGCGAGAGCGCCGGGAGGCTGCTCGCCCTGCTCACCCCCCTCGCGCTCGGCCTGCTCATCCACCGCGCCCGGGCGGGAGGCCTCGACGCGCGGCGCCTGAGCGCCCTCCTCGGGGAGCTGGACCCCCACCTCCCCGGCCTCCTCCCGGCGGGCCCCCCGGGTCTCGGGGCCCTGCTGGAGGCCGGGTCGGGGGTGGTCGCCGTTTCTCCGGAACCTGTCCCGGCTCCAGTGACCGTGCCCCCCCGGCCCCGGCCGGTCGTCCCTGCCCGGCGCCGCCGGGGCGTGCCCTGGTGGCTGTTCCCGCTCCTGTTGCTCACGCTGGGCGGGGGCGGCTACCTCCTGTTTTCCCAACCCGCGCGGGCCCCTGCCCTCGGGGCGGCCCGGGCCGCGGGCGAGGGCGTCACCGTGAGCAGTCCCACGCCGGGGTCCGACGTTCCCCTCGCCGACCTCACCCTGCGTGGCCTGGGCCGCCCCGGCGACACCCTGACGGTCGAGGACGGCGGCCTGGAGGTCGCGTCCACCCGGGTCGGTCAGGACGGCGCGTGGCGGGTCACGCTCCCCACCCCGACCCTGGGTGAGCACGCCTACACCGTGCGCGGGGGGGACGGCGCCGCCAGCCCGGAGCTGAGGGTCAACGTGACCGCCGGGAACGCAGACGACCCCGGAACCGCCGGTTCAGGGGCGGACCCGGAGCCCCCTGCTGCCGCCGGTCCCGCCGCCCTGCCGAGCGAGGCCTTCGACATCGCCGAGCCCGCGCCGGGCGCGCAGTTGCCCCCGGGCCGCTTCACCCTGAGGGGGCGCGGACTCCCCGGGGAGAGCCTTCAGATCGTCGAGGACGACACCAGCCTGGGCAACGTGACGGTGGGGGTCGACGGAAACTGGAGCCTGAACGTCCCCAGTCCCAGCCCGGGCCCCCACACCTACGCCGTGTACGCGCCAGACTCGACCGAACTCGGCCGGGTGGCGGTGACGGTGGAAACCTTCAGCTCGCTGTCGCCCACCGGGAGTTGCGACCGCGAGTACACCCTGAGCATCACCGACGGACAGACCGTTCGCGCGCCCTTTCGCTTCGGCGGAGTCGGCCAGGGCGA encodes:
- a CDS encoding DUF937 domain-containing protein, producing the protein MDVSEEWQVELGPAAAGRLGREAGLGEAEAGRVLREGLPLLRAALAEQARTPGGERQIAEAVQNLPRFAGVEAALGGPGGAQALLRAGQLLGPALLGPGAAAIARRVTGTADPARVEHLLFLTLPLVLSLSGGRGLSGERAEGEPVPGPARTVISAAAGVSPPPEDPAPGGTTRPGLRAHDLLEGVRAQLGGDVAVRLGTLAGFGGASAARAGQAALPVVLGALARKGRSEAAAGVFLGRSGDFERLVDADGNLNPHLLDDPARVAQIEGQGRGLLGPLFGNIDGVKGRLGSALGGSGESAGRLLALLTPLALGLLIHRARAGGLDARRLSALLGELDPHLPGLLPAGPPGLGALLEAGSGVVAVSPEPVPAPVTVPPRPRPVVPARRRRGVPWWLFPLLLLTLGGGGYLLFSQPARAPALGAARAAGEGVTVSSPTPGSDVPLADLTLRGLGRPGDTLTVEDGGLEVASTRVGQDGAWRVTLPTPTLGEHAYTVRGGDGAASPELRVNVTAGNADDPGTAGSGADPEPPAAAGPAALPSEAFDIAEPAPGAQLPPGRFTLRGRGLPGESLQIVEDDTSLGNVTVGVDGNWSLNVPSPSPGPHTYAVYAPDSTELGRVAVTVETFSSLSPTGSCDREYTLSITDGQTVRAPFRFGGVGQGEGYRVTVRRAGRVVGSRDISLDPTCGWSYQSRPGAGAVTYEVRPLGRPGAEALSVVRLLVQP